A portion of the Lysinibacillus timonensis genome contains these proteins:
- the nikC gene encoding nickel transporter permease: MNGFTVRAPKSKKFSWQGLVAFIFIFLILIATIYTFAYLRHDPNLTNLDERLQGMSLLHPLGTDQLGRDVLTRLLLGAQQTIGYSLLALIVALMIGVPIGLISGYQRGFVDRIFMRIADGFIAFPDTIVAIVLSGLMGPGISNLVLAIILIKWVNYARLVRSTVLTESQKEYVLVARTNGLSSAKIIRKHLFPHIVGHVLVLASLDLGKIILLISAFSYIGLGVQPPTPEWGAMLNEARPYFQSRPELMIVPGLAIVFVVLLSNMIGDYLRDRFDVKKEVL, from the coding sequence ATGAATGGATTCACTGTCCGTGCGCCCAAATCCAAAAAGTTCAGTTGGCAAGGGTTAGTAGCTTTCATATTCATATTTTTAATATTGATAGCAACCATCTACACTTTCGCCTATTTACGGCATGATCCGAATTTAACCAACCTCGACGAACGACTTCAAGGAATGAGCCTTCTGCACCCACTAGGGACAGACCAGCTTGGCCGGGACGTCCTAACGAGGCTATTACTTGGTGCTCAGCAGACCATTGGTTATAGCTTACTAGCACTTATTGTTGCACTCATGATTGGAGTCCCTATTGGTCTTATTTCAGGATATCAACGCGGGTTCGTTGATCGAATATTTATGCGTATTGCGGATGGATTTATCGCCTTCCCAGATACAATTGTCGCTATTGTTCTAAGTGGGTTAATGGGGCCAGGAATTAGTAATCTAGTACTTGCGATTATACTAATTAAATGGGTGAATTATGCCCGACTTGTACGTAGTACGGTTTTAACTGAATCGCAAAAAGAATATGTGCTCGTTGCCCGAACGAATGGGCTTTCTTCAGCGAAAATCATCCGAAAGCACTTATTTCCCCATATCGTAGGGCATGTGTTAGTACTGGCAAGTTTGGACCTAGGCAAAATCATCTTGCTTATTTCTGCTTTCTCATACATAGGTCTAGGTGTGCAACCCCCAACACCTGAATGGGGTGCTATGCTAAATGAAGCACGCCCATATTTCCAATCGAGACCTGAATTAATGATTGTTCCAGGGTTAGCAATTGTGTTTGTCGTGCTACTGTCAAATATGATTGGCGATTATTTACGTGATCGTTTTGATGTAAAAAAGGAGGTGCTGTAG
- a CDS encoding ABC transporter ATP-binding protein gives MILSIEQLSICSKERTIVENVSLSISEGEWFALVGQSGSGKSLLSQAIGQMLPTNLMSSGNIFFNGEDLLSLSPKQIRTFRGRKLAYIFQDYQGSFTPFRTIGQHLDEYQKAHGEKNAKMRKIKSMEALDSLGLDETYYYRYPFQLSGGQLQRVSIALALLLSPELLIADEITTALDSVSGHRILELLSQKQKETGCAILFITHDWRHVRRYATRLAVMKEGEIVESGGKHRILDHPKHEYTKQLIQAAPILGQGLPSGLQEDVKYEPAYN, from the coding sequence GTGATCTTATCAATTGAACAACTGTCAATTTGTAGTAAAGAACGGACAATCGTTGAAAACGTGTCACTTTCTATTAGTGAAGGTGAATGGTTTGCCTTAGTGGGACAAAGTGGAAGTGGGAAAAGCTTGCTTTCACAGGCAATAGGCCAAATGCTTCCGACGAATTTGATGTCTTCCGGGAACATCTTCTTTAATGGGGAGGATTTACTGTCATTATCACCAAAGCAAATTCGAACTTTTCGGGGTCGGAAATTAGCTTATATTTTTCAAGATTATCAAGGCTCTTTTACGCCATTCCGAACGATTGGTCAACATCTTGATGAATATCAAAAAGCTCATGGAGAAAAGAACGCGAAAATGAGAAAAATCAAATCAATGGAAGCACTTGACTCATTAGGATTAGATGAAACTTACTACTACCGTTATCCATTCCAGCTAAGTGGTGGCCAACTTCAGAGAGTTTCCATTGCTCTAGCACTGTTGTTATCTCCTGAATTATTAATAGCAGATGAAATAACGACTGCACTAGACAGTGTATCTGGGCATCGGATCTTAGAGTTGCTTTCACAAAAGCAAAAGGAAACAGGCTGTGCGATTCTTTTCATCACCCATGATTGGCGACATGTAAGACGCTACGCTACCCGTTTAGCAGTTATGAAGGAAGGGGAAATAGTTGAATCAGGTGGAAAGCATCGGATACTTGACCATCCAAAGCATGAGTATACAAAACAGTTAATCCAAGCTGCCCCTATACTTGGTCAAGGTCTACCATCAGGTTTACAGGAGGATGTAAAGTATGAACCTGCTTACAATTAA
- a CDS encoding ABC transporter ATP-binding protein, translating to MNLLTIKELTKSYNAGSVAVDRLSFTLDKGECLGLVGESGCGKSTLARCLLRVEPIDSGSICFQGEAIEHLNERQLQPFRKRMQIVFQNPSAALNPKLKVKDSLIDPYEQYHKELTLSHFSYISKDVFIRQLLEAVELPSNVADKFPHELSGGQKQRVTIARAISIEPELIVLDEPTASLDVISQKAVLTLLTELRKTLNLSYLFISHDLAAVSQMCQRILVMREGKLVDQFDSNQLFANERHPYTQELISIF from the coding sequence ATGAACCTGCTTACAATTAAAGAACTAACGAAATCGTATAACGCAGGTAGTGTTGCGGTTGATCGCCTCTCGTTTACATTGGATAAGGGTGAGTGCCTCGGTCTTGTAGGGGAGAGCGGTTGTGGTAAAAGCACATTAGCTCGCTGCCTATTAAGGGTTGAACCGATTGATAGTGGGTCCATTTGTTTCCAAGGAGAAGCTATTGAACATTTGAATGAACGCCAATTACAACCTTTCCGGAAAAGGATGCAAATCGTTTTTCAAAATCCATCAGCCGCTTTAAATCCAAAGCTAAAGGTGAAAGATTCATTGATTGACCCTTATGAGCAGTATCATAAAGAGTTAACTCTTAGTCATTTTTCTTACATATCTAAGGATGTATTTATTCGGCAACTTTTAGAGGCTGTGGAGTTACCTTCTAATGTAGCGGATAAATTTCCTCATGAATTAAGTGGTGGACAGAAGCAACGTGTAACGATTGCGCGTGCTATTAGTATTGAACCGGAGCTTATTGTATTAGATGAGCCAACAGCAAGTCTAGACGTCATTTCGCAGAAGGCAGTACTTACGTTACTAACGGAGCTTCGCAAAACATTAAATCTATCTTACTTGTTCATTTCACATGATCTTGCGGCGGTCAGTCAAATGTGCCAGCGCATATTAGTCATGAGAGAAGGAAAACTCGTTGACCAATTTGATAGCAATCAACTATTTGCCAATGAGCGTCATCCTTATACGCAAGAACTTATTTCGATTTTTTAG
- a CDS encoding MATE family efflux transporter has protein sequence MNHRTYLALAIPLTISTITTPLLGVVDMAVVGQLPKPAYIGGVAVGTIIFNTLYWLFGFLRVSTSGFAAQAEGAKDERQQLLALIRPMFIALIVGISFLLLQLPILQLVLTFISPTSDVLKFATEYFTIRIWGAPFALMNYVVMGWLVGRSRIKLTLFLQILMNLINITLAILFVIVFSWGVSGVAAATLIAEIVTVMISVIIIIRLLPKPFRFPSKKEILDPAPFKKMVAMNRDLMIRTFCLLVVFNLFTAKGAMYGTEILAANAVLIQIHYMMAYFFDGLANASSIFVGKAIGSNDEELYKKTLSYSCQWAIISSLLMMIVYYFGKGFIIPIFTQTESVIELIRTYEQWMLLFPICASFGLVLYGVFTGATEAKPIRTSMVYALAVFLIVLYASVPTFQNHGLWLAFIVFSLGRSVFLAMYVPTLNRKLFPTNRV, from the coding sequence GTGAATCATCGAACGTATCTTGCCCTAGCAATTCCTCTAACGATATCCACAATAACGACCCCTTTACTTGGCGTTGTAGACATGGCAGTAGTAGGACAGTTGCCAAAACCAGCCTATATTGGAGGTGTGGCAGTGGGAACGATTATTTTTAACACACTGTACTGGTTATTTGGCTTTTTAAGAGTGAGTACTTCTGGTTTTGCAGCTCAAGCAGAAGGGGCAAAAGACGAGAGGCAACAGTTATTAGCACTAATTAGACCGATGTTTATAGCTTTAATAGTTGGAATAAGCTTTTTACTATTACAGTTGCCAATTCTTCAGTTAGTCCTGACGTTTATAAGTCCTACATCAGATGTCTTAAAGTTTGCGACAGAATATTTTACCATTAGAATTTGGGGAGCGCCATTTGCGCTAATGAATTATGTCGTCATGGGCTGGTTAGTAGGACGTTCACGTATCAAGTTAACATTATTCCTTCAAATACTGATGAATCTCATTAATATTACACTCGCTATCCTGTTTGTGATTGTTTTTTCATGGGGAGTATCAGGGGTAGCTGCTGCCACTCTGATAGCAGAAATTGTCACAGTGATGATTAGTGTAATCATTATTATTAGATTACTACCAAAACCATTTCGTTTCCCGTCCAAAAAGGAGATTCTAGATCCTGCTCCTTTTAAAAAGATGGTAGCCATGAATCGAGATTTAATGATTAGGACCTTTTGTTTACTAGTTGTCTTTAATTTGTTTACAGCAAAAGGTGCGATGTATGGAACCGAAATATTGGCTGCAAATGCAGTGCTTATCCAAATTCATTATATGATGGCTTACTTTTTCGATGGGTTAGCGAATGCTTCGAGTATTTTTGTTGGGAAAGCGATTGGGTCAAATGATGAAGAATTATATAAGAAAACACTATCATACTCTTGTCAATGGGCCATTATTTCGTCCCTTCTGATGATGATTGTTTATTATTTCGGAAAGGGATTCATTATTCCCATCTTCACGCAGACAGAAAGCGTTATCGAGTTAATTCGTACATATGAACAATGGATGTTATTGTTTCCTATCTGTGCAAGCTTTGGCCTCGTATTATACGGTGTATTTACTGGGGCGACGGAAGCGAAACCAATTCGGACATCCATGGTTTATGCATTAGCTGTTTTTCTAATCGTATTATATGCATCCGTTCCTACATTTCAAAATCACGGTTTATGGTTAGCGTTTATTGTATTTAGTCTAGGACGTTCTGTCTTCCTCGCCATGTACGTGCCGACCTTAAATCGTAAACTATTTCCTACGAACAGAGTTTGA
- a CDS encoding MarR family winged helix-turn-helix transcriptional regulator, translating to MKSSKFIELLNSSSKLDSEPVKNFFSLTQLNHLITNEITSKLTEFDLSQGKLRILLVLYLYHDSLKPSDIAEYAGVTRSTMTGLLDGLEKSDYIKRGNHSDRRASSISLTSKGKELMDYLIPSYVSLVNRYMSELTSEEHEHLGRILKKIKKAINEARDE from the coding sequence GTGAAATCATCAAAATTCATTGAATTGTTGAATAGCTCTTCTAAACTAGACAGTGAGCCGGTAAAAAACTTTTTTTCTCTAACGCAATTAAACCACCTCATTACAAATGAAATAACGAGTAAGCTAACAGAATTTGACTTATCACAAGGCAAACTTAGAATATTGCTCGTGTTATACCTTTATCATGATTCTCTAAAACCGTCAGATATTGCAGAATATGCAGGGGTGACAAGATCGACGATGACCGGCCTATTAGATGGACTGGAAAAAAGTGATTATATTAAACGGGGAAATCATAGTGATCGTAGAGCATCGAGTATATCGCTAACATCTAAAGGCAAGGAGTTAATGGACTATCTAATTCCAAGTTATGTTTCTTTGGTGAATCGTTATATGAGTGAATTAACAAGTGAGGAACATGAACATTTAGGAAGAATACTTAAAAAAATTAAAAAAGCGATTAATGAAGCACGTGATGAATAA
- a CDS encoding HlyD family secretion protein, with amino-acid sequence MEKLKQIGLKIKGNKKPFIMFLVLILAFGVGSYLLAKGGKDAVSAATIHKNSLLTAEVVNTSFQQVGGKVTSIEVEEGESVKAGTVLMKLDTTDMDFQLSQLQVNLDKINLQIEQANEQITSAKEKASIGEQKALVGIETAETEKTSVEKGAQAEDIEKQKLAVASAKESVETAKKSLEIAEETVKATEETVALAQKNFERMQSLYDNGIASKVQLEEAQNKLVNANTQLKTANAQVETAKNQVTIAENTELQQQASLEKLVNGATEEQRKQAALATEKAELALQEAQQAQKDIETQMYNIELLEKEKESLQIQIEKLETDIARMTLRAPVDGKLTNILPNIGENVSPNSTVVLIETDQLYYDVYINEDQLAQLTVGAMVEARVVPLNQSVQGTVKLVNTAPKYASLRMSAENGMDDISSFIVRIYVDRTSELLPGMTVEVDMNEAVH; translated from the coding sequence ATGGAGAAATTAAAGCAAATAGGACTAAAAATAAAAGGGAACAAAAAACCCTTCATTATGTTTCTAGTTTTAATATTAGCATTCGGAGTAGGAAGTTACTTGTTGGCAAAAGGAGGAAAGGACGCAGTCTCAGCTGCAACAATACATAAAAATAGCTTGTTAACAGCTGAAGTCGTCAATACTTCATTTCAGCAAGTAGGGGGGAAAGTAACTTCTATTGAAGTAGAAGAAGGAGAGAGCGTTAAAGCGGGTACAGTTTTAATGAAACTTGACACAACTGATATGGATTTCCAGCTTTCACAATTACAAGTGAATTTAGATAAAATCAATCTCCAAATTGAACAAGCAAACGAGCAAATTACTTCAGCAAAAGAAAAAGCGTCAATAGGTGAACAAAAAGCTCTTGTAGGAATTGAAACAGCTGAGACAGAAAAAACATCCGTAGAAAAGGGTGCACAAGCCGAAGATATTGAAAAACAAAAGTTAGCGGTAGCGTCTGCGAAAGAATCTGTTGAAACGGCCAAAAAATCACTTGAAATTGCAGAAGAGACCGTGAAGGCAACAGAAGAGACAGTCGCTCTAGCTCAAAAGAACTTTGAGCGTATGCAATCATTATACGACAATGGAATAGCTTCCAAAGTTCAACTAGAAGAAGCTCAAAACAAATTAGTCAATGCCAATACTCAATTAAAAACAGCCAATGCACAAGTAGAAACTGCAAAAAACCAAGTGACGATTGCTGAAAACACGGAACTACAACAACAAGCATCGTTAGAAAAACTAGTGAATGGTGCGACAGAAGAACAGCGTAAGCAAGCGGCGCTAGCAACTGAGAAAGCAGAATTAGCACTACAGGAAGCACAACAAGCACAGAAGGATATTGAAACCCAAATGTATAACATTGAACTCCTTGAGAAGGAGAAAGAGAGTTTACAAATCCAAATTGAAAAGTTAGAAACGGATATCGCTCGAATGACGTTAAGGGCACCTGTTGACGGTAAATTGACGAATATACTGCCAAATATTGGTGAAAATGTTTCTCCTAATTCAACCGTTGTACTCATTGAAACAGATCAATTGTATTATGACGTTTATATCAATGAAGACCAACTTGCGCAATTAACAGTAGGGGCTATGGTTGAGGCACGTGTTGTTCCACTAAATCAATCGGTTCAAGGCACTGTAAAATTAGTTAATACAGCACCGAAATATGCAAGCTTACGAATGAGCGCAGAAAATGGTATGGATGATATTAGTAGTTTTATTGTTCGGATTTATGTCGACAGAACGTCTGAATTACTTCCTGGAATGACTGTTGAGGTGGATATGAATGAAGCAGTTCATTGA
- a CDS encoding ABC transporter permease: MKQFIDECKFILNGKFIITALIAPIIMATVFGYVLQNGMINEAPIAVIDLDQSQKSIDLTNKLDASQYIDVAEIRYEESDPNELLYNENFLGVIYLPKGLEENSLQGIQTNIGFYVDMALSMATGNLRSAVSEVVSTENATVAVGTLKALGLSNSQASGTVSNVSVTQRLLYNPVNDTLNTTIIGFLNTAILSIITGACITIVPRLRMQNQLALAIRNPIGLISRLIPYAVILCVTLYLSLGLLKQVGGMRFEASITQIWIPFIIYGFCAGLFAMALGWSAATPEKAKSFSVIVLMSAFLLGGVQTPVLLLPDILQKVGEILPINWLFKFIRGMGLRGGDLSYFIEELKGFALLTLALLAIVFLLMLREYYKLKKKTVDENKVNNHDTPFAEHSTESLNIPQVEKREGSVEGKKPVVVN; this comes from the coding sequence ATGAAGCAGTTCATTGACGAATGTAAATTTATTCTCAACGGAAAGTTTATAATTACGGCATTAATTGCGCCAATTATCATGGCAACGGTATTTGGTTATGTCTTACAAAATGGGATGATCAATGAAGCTCCCATTGCAGTCATTGATTTAGACCAAAGCCAAAAAAGTATCGACCTGACGAATAAACTAGATGCTTCACAATACATTGACGTTGCAGAAATTCGATATGAGGAATCAGACCCCAATGAGTTGTTATATAACGAAAATTTTTTAGGGGTTATCTATTTGCCAAAAGGGTTAGAAGAAAATAGTCTTCAAGGAATTCAAACTAATATCGGCTTTTATGTAGACATGGCACTGTCGATGGCAACAGGGAATCTTCGTTCAGCTGTTTCTGAAGTCGTTAGTACGGAAAATGCCACAGTCGCAGTTGGAACTTTAAAAGCATTAGGGTTAAGTAATAGTCAAGCAAGCGGAACAGTATCCAATGTTTCGGTGACTCAACGGCTTTTATACAATCCAGTAAATGATACATTAAATACAACGATCATTGGATTCTTGAATACGGCTATTTTAAGTATTATTACAGGTGCTTGCATTACCATTGTGCCACGATTACGTATGCAAAACCAATTAGCATTAGCTATCCGAAATCCAATAGGTCTTATCTCTAGACTCATTCCTTACGCAGTGATCCTCTGTGTGACCTTGTATCTATCATTAGGATTATTAAAACAAGTAGGTGGAATGCGGTTTGAAGCTTCCATCACGCAAATATGGATACCATTTATCATTTACGGTTTTTGTGCTGGATTATTTGCAATGGCACTTGGTTGGTCTGCAGCTACTCCAGAAAAAGCAAAATCATTTTCAGTGATTGTATTAATGTCTGCCTTTTTACTTGGTGGGGTCCAAACTCCGGTGTTACTATTACCAGATATTTTGCAAAAGGTTGGTGAGATTCTACCAATTAACTGGCTCTTTAAATTTATTAGAGGAATGGGGTTGCGCGGAGGTGATCTTTCATACTTTATAGAAGAGCTGAAAGGCTTTGCCCTATTAACACTAGCATTACTAGCCATCGTTTTCCTTCTGATGTTACGTGAGTATTATAAGTTAAAGAAAAAAACAGTAGATGAGAATAAAGTAAATAATCATGATACACCATTCGCTGAACATTCAACTGAAAGCTTAAACATACCTCAAGTAGAAAAGAGAGAAGGATCAGTAGAAGGGAAAAAGCCTGTGGTCGTGAATTAA
- a CDS encoding BCCT family transporter: MKKISSVFWISIAIVLAACIFGTVAPKSFEEATGNLQAFLTTTFGWYYLILVTIIVIFCVFLIFSPVGIIKLGKPDEKPEFSRASWFAMLFSAGMGIGLVFWGAAEPLSHFMAPPLADPGTNEAHKEAMRYTFFHWGIHAWGIYAIVALVLAYFNFRKGEPALISATLKPVLGKKAMEGILGTIIDVLAVVATVVGVATTLGFGATQINGGLSYLFGIPSNFTVQLIIIAVVTVLFTISASTGLGKGIKILSNANMFLAVLLLFLMFITGPSILILNMFTDSLGGYIQNIVQMSFRIAPLNEEHRSWINAWTIFYWAWWISWAPFVGIFIARVSKGRTIREFVIGVLLLPTLVSFLWFAVFGTSAIEVQKAVSHDISQLATEEVLFAVFHELPWSTILSIVAIALVSIFFITSADSATFVLGMQTTNGSLNPLTSVKLTWGFAQSIVALVLLFSGGLQALQNALIIAAFPFSFIVILMMISLYRSLVRDKKELGLYHKPKPRKKVETPKQ, translated from the coding sequence ATGAAGAAAATTTCGAGCGTTTTTTGGATTTCAATTGCAATCGTACTCGCAGCATGTATTTTTGGTACTGTTGCGCCGAAAAGTTTTGAAGAAGCGACAGGAAATCTACAAGCTTTTCTTACAACAACATTTGGATGGTATTATTTAATTTTAGTTACAATCATTGTTATCTTTTGTGTTTTTCTTATTTTCAGCCCAGTTGGAATCATCAAATTAGGAAAACCTGATGAGAAACCTGAGTTTTCAAGAGCTTCTTGGTTTGCGATGCTATTTAGTGCTGGTATGGGGATTGGTCTTGTATTTTGGGGTGCAGCAGAACCACTTTCTCACTTTATGGCCCCCCCACTCGCTGATCCAGGTACAAATGAAGCCCATAAAGAGGCAATGAGGTATACATTTTTCCACTGGGGCATTCATGCATGGGGAATATACGCAATTGTTGCCTTAGTATTAGCATACTTCAATTTCCGAAAAGGAGAACCTGCTCTTATTTCCGCTACATTAAAGCCTGTTTTAGGTAAAAAGGCAATGGAAGGGATTCTTGGAACGATTATCGATGTATTAGCAGTTGTTGCAACCGTGGTTGGTGTTGCCACAACATTAGGTTTTGGTGCAACACAAATTAACGGTGGATTATCATACTTATTTGGAATACCAAGTAATTTTACTGTTCAACTAATCATCATAGCTGTTGTTACCGTACTATTCACCATCTCAGCATCAACTGGCTTAGGAAAAGGAATTAAGATATTAAGTAATGCAAATATGTTTTTGGCTGTTCTCTTACTATTTTTAATGTTTATAACAGGACCGTCCATCCTCATCTTAAACATGTTTACGGATTCACTTGGTGGCTACATACAAAATATCGTGCAAATGAGTTTCCGTATAGCTCCACTTAACGAAGAGCACCGTTCTTGGATTAATGCCTGGACCATTTTCTATTGGGCATGGTGGATTTCTTGGGCGCCATTTGTAGGTATTTTTATCGCTCGTGTGTCAAAAGGGAGAACCATTCGAGAATTTGTTATTGGGGTTTTATTACTTCCTACACTCGTAAGCTTCCTTTGGTTTGCGGTGTTTGGGACGTCTGCTATTGAAGTTCAAAAAGCTGTCAGCCATGATATCTCACAGTTAGCGACGGAGGAAGTTTTGTTTGCTGTTTTCCATGAATTACCTTGGTCAACCATTTTATCGATTGTAGCTATTGCACTTGTTAGTATATTCTTTATTACATCTGCCGATTCAGCTACATTTGTACTTGGAATGCAAACAACAAACGGGTCTCTTAACCCATTAACGTCTGTTAAGTTAACGTGGGGATTTGCACAGTCAATTGTCGCTTTAGTTCTATTATTTAGTGGCGGTCTACAAGCGCTCCAAAATGCATTAATTATAGCAGCATTTCCGTTTTCATTTATTGTCATTTTAATGATGATTTCACTGTATCGCTCTTTAGTCAGGGATAAGAAAGAACTCGGTTTGTATCACAAACCAAAACCACGTAAAAAAGTGGAAACTCCAAAACAATAG
- a CDS encoding DNA alkylation repair protein yields the protein MDLQTVMQELEALGKERTKKIYMSNGAREPLFGVATGAMKPIAKKIKINQPLAEELYATGNYDAMYFAGIIADPNAMTEADYDRWMDDAYFYMLSDYVVAVTLAEAEIAQQVADKWISSGEELKMSGGWSCYCWLLGNRPDVEFSASKLESMLETVEKTIHDAPERTKSAMNNYIYTVGTSYVPLHDKAIEIAKSVGPVEMKRDNKKSSILNAYESIQKEISRGKIGFKRKYVRC from the coding sequence ATGGATTTACAAACCGTCATGCAAGAACTTGAAGCACTTGGAAAAGAACGAACGAAAAAAATATACATGTCCAATGGAGCAAGAGAGCCGCTTTTTGGCGTGGCAACAGGGGCAATGAAACCAATTGCGAAGAAAATTAAAATCAATCAACCACTCGCAGAAGAGCTTTATGCCACAGGAAACTATGATGCCATGTATTTTGCTGGGATTATTGCAGACCCAAATGCGATGACAGAAGCAGATTATGACCGTTGGATGGACGATGCATATTTTTATATGCTGTCAGATTATGTGGTCGCTGTGACGTTGGCAGAAGCAGAAATTGCCCAGCAAGTTGCGGACAAATGGATTAGTAGCGGGGAAGAACTAAAAATGTCAGGTGGGTGGAGTTGCTATTGTTGGCTTTTAGGGAATCGACCAGACGTTGAATTTTCAGCAAGTAAATTAGAGAGCATGCTTGAAACGGTTGAAAAGACAATACACGATGCACCAGAACGGACAAAATCGGCGATGAATAATTATATTTACACAGTGGGAACGTCCTATGTACCGCTACATGATAAAGCAATCGAGATTGCAAAATCAGTAGGTCCAGTAGAAATGAAACGTGATAATAAGAAAAGCAGTATCCTCAATGCATACGAGAGCATTCAAAAGGAAATTAGTCGAGGGAAAATCGGGTTCAAACGTAAATATGTACGTTGTTAA
- a CDS encoding Ohr family peroxiredoxin codes for MSEVLYTASATTMGGLEGRVQSDDNVIDFETSLPGSQKSEDSESTNPEQLFAAAYATCFDSALQIVADKEQVEFQSEVTANVHLMEDGEGYQLAIHLQIKGNNIEKSQLEDLVQKANQIWPYSETKRANMEFTLEVQ; via the coding sequence ATGTCAGAGGTATTATATACTGCCAGTGCTACAACAATGGGAGGGTTAGAAGGACGTGTTCAGTCTGACGATAATGTGATTGATTTTGAAACGTCTCTTCCTGGAAGCCAAAAGTCTGAGGATTCAGAGTCTACAAATCCTGAACAACTATTTGCTGCTGCTTATGCTACTTGCTTTGACAGTGCATTACAAATCGTCGCAGATAAGGAACAGGTAGAGTTCCAATCAGAAGTCACTGCGAATGTTCATTTAATGGAGGATGGCGAAGGATATCAACTGGCTATCCACTTACAAATCAAAGGGAACAATATTGAAAAAAGTCAATTAGAAGATCTCGTTCAAAAAGCCAACCAAATTTGGCCCTATTCCGAAACCAAAAGAGCGAATATGGAATTCACTTTAGAAGTTCAATAA
- a CDS encoding sensor domain-containing diguanylate cyclase, with amino-acid sequence MWIVFGCIIVGLLLLCMSLYNQKIKLQHRVELLRPIVETVENIRDILYYCEIVPKLNYLYLSPTVNDLLGPNTLEEHIHNPEKIFEIVHPDDIDILEKKKLGELNFNDPIQVRLRDHLGKYIWFEEYATPVYKKGKYVGVQGIFRNIDEKVALQQQLEYKSTHDALTDLYNRDYFQSKVNDFNQCEISIGVIIADLDELKWMNDEYGHLMGDQLICKATECFKMYIDKETIVARIGGDEFAILFPNASISQVEQYIQNVQDEIQRANNEALELPLQISIGYAYSYSSYGVMEQLLNEADANMYKMKKGKKKPSC; translated from the coding sequence ATGTGGATTGTATTTGGATGCATAATAGTTGGACTTTTACTACTATGCATGTCCCTGTATAATCAAAAAATAAAGTTACAACATAGAGTGGAATTACTAAGGCCTATAGTAGAAACAGTTGAAAATATACGTGACATTTTATACTACTGTGAAATAGTACCTAAATTAAACTATTTATACTTAAGCCCAACTGTTAACGATCTATTGGGCCCAAACACATTAGAAGAACATATACATAATCCAGAGAAAATCTTTGAGATTGTTCATCCAGATGATATCGATATATTAGAAAAGAAAAAACTAGGTGAACTAAATTTTAATGACCCAATTCAAGTGCGCCTAAGAGATCATCTTGGGAAATATATTTGGTTTGAGGAATATGCAACGCCTGTTTATAAAAAAGGCAAATATGTAGGGGTCCAAGGCATTTTTCGGAATATCGATGAAAAAGTAGCCTTACAGCAACAGCTGGAATATAAATCGACTCATGATGCATTAACAGATTTATATAATCGTGACTATTTCCAATCAAAAGTCAATGATTTCAACCAATGTGAGATTTCTATTGGTGTGATAATCGCAGATCTGGACGAACTTAAATGGATGAATGATGAATACGGACATCTAATGGGCGACCAATTAATTTGCAAAGCAACAGAATGCTTTAAAATGTATATTGATAAAGAGACCATCGTTGCGCGTATTGGTGGCGATGAGTTCGCGATATTATTTCCAAATGCAAGTATCTCTCAAGTCGAACAGTACATACAAAATGTGCAGGACGAAATTCAACGAGCCAATAACGAAGCATTAGAATTACCATTACAAATTTCCATTGGCTATGCGTATAGCTACTCATCCTATGGCGTCATGGAACAACTATTAAACGAAGCCGATGCCAATATGTATAAAATGAAAAAAGGAAAAAAGAAACCAAGTTGCTAG